One segment of Macrotis lagotis isolate mMagLag1 chromosome 1, bilby.v1.9.chrom.fasta, whole genome shotgun sequence DNA contains the following:
- the LOC141492415 gene encoding vomeronasal type-1 receptor 1-like: MQTGAGLLGNFFLLYHFTITLLTGNRLRPIDAIFSHLALANFIVLTSKGVPQTMVSLGLKFLLDRVGCRIIIFLHRVSRSLSVNITCLLSGFQITSISSNSSSLWSKLKTYTSKYIFHFCLCCWILHILINMYMLVDMKSLIENHNNTRRWNLGFCSDFSSASFEVSLYIIVYCIADFMCIGFMVMTSAYLVLFLQRHHQQVQHIHSFIQSKRRSPAIRATCTILVLVSTYVIFYTINSIFSFYLFHFEEYHQWLMPTTILLDACFPAISPFVLISGDSQILHFFYSLW, from the coding sequence ATGCAGACAGGAGCGGGTCTACTGGGGAACTTCTTCCTGCTGTATCATTTTACCATTACTCTCCTAACTGGTAACAGGCTGAGACCCATAGACGCCATTTTTTCCCACTTGGCTTTGGCCAACTTCATAGTACTTACTTCCAAAGGTGTCCCTCAGACAATGGTTAGTTTGGGACTGAAATTTCTCTTGGATCGTGTGGGCTgtagaattattattttcctcCACCGAGTGTCACGGAGTCTTTCTGTTAACATCACCTGTTTATTGAGTGGTTTTCAAATTACCTCCATCAGTTCCAATTCCTCTTCTCTATGGTCAAAACTCAAAACCTACACCTCAAAGTACATTTTCCACTTCTGCCTTTGCTGCTGGATTCTACACATCctgataaatatgtatatgttggTGGATATGAAGAGTTTGATAGAAAATCATAACAACACGAGGAGATGGAACTTGGGATTCTGTTCAGATTTTTCGTCAGCCTCATTTGAAGTCTCACTATATATAATTGTTTACTGTATTGCAGATTTTATGTGCATAGGATTTATGGTCATGACCAGTGCTTACCTGGTACTTTTCTTGCAAAGACACCATCAACAAGTCCAACATATTCATAGCTTCATACAATCCAAAAGAAGGTCTCCTGCAATTAGAGCCACCTGTACCATCTTGGTGTTGGTTAGCACCTACGTCATCTTCTACACaatcaattcaattttttcattttatctctttcattttgaGGAATATCATCAATGGTTGATGCCCACAACGATTCTGTTAGATGCATGTTTCCCTGCAATCAGTCCATTTGTTCTTATCAGTGGTGATTCCCAAATTCTCCATTTCTTCTACTCACTTTGGTGA